In Clarias gariepinus isolate MV-2021 ecotype Netherlands chromosome 21, CGAR_prim_01v2, whole genome shotgun sequence, the sequence tcatgccactccgggctcacgagtcctcgagtTAGCTTTCCAGAtgtagttctgagacctcttggccttgtgtgcacacgctacacaactcaggggtccagacacttgcagtgcagcgacgttggtactctcgttcccataacgttttcacgcagcatcgagtgtagcctttgaaagggaacgtctcgggttactttgctgtaaccctgttccctgaaaaggcggaaaCGAGATCCTGCATCCCAATGCTGCACTGCctcgtgaccggacgtccgttcagataAATCAATCTGAGGCATGTTTCCGGTTCACATGCATTTATAACCTGCAGTtgcgtctaatcagatgacatcaccctaccgaggttatataggccaaaatttggcgtgttggatacacacatgcttcacaaccggcaacatgaaaagatgctCCCATatcgttttcacgcagcatctcattcccgccttttcagggaacagggttacagcaaagtaacccgagacgtttctcctgatcatccttaagatgtttatgcagcttaattggagtccacctgtggcaACTTAAGTTGATTAGACATGATTTGAAAAGGCATGATTTTGGAAAGTCTGTATAAGGTTCCACACTTGACAGTTCAtctcagagcacaaaccaagcatgaagtcaaaggaattgtctgtagacctccgagacaggattatctcaaggcacaaatctggagaaggttacagaaaaatttctgctgctttgaaggtcccaatgagcacagtggccttcatcatccataagtggaagaagttcaaaaccaccaggactcctAGAGCTatccggccatctaaactgagcaatcaggggagaagggccttagtcagagaggtgaccaagaacccgatgctcactctgtcagagctccagaggtcctctgtggtgATTaaacatctctggagagaccttaAAATAGCTGTCACCGACGCTTCCCATCAAACCTGATGGAGCTTGAGAGGTGCTGCAAAGAGGAATGGGTGAAACTGGCCAAGGATAGGTGTGCGAAGCTTGTGGCATCATATtcaaaaagacttgagactaacataacaaaatgtggaaaaggtgaTGCCCTGTGAATAATTTTCGGATGCaccgtaaatgtaaatgtaaatgaagtggATGATTGGCTGTTTGCTGAAACTCACCTTAACCTCACCAGACTTACCTGTGCATTTTGGTGTATGTTTGCAGGagttcacacactacagtggATTTTTGGCTGTGAGCTTGATGATGATGGCACCAATAGAGGACACGCACAGTTAGGATTTGATGGAGAGAATTTCCTcaattttgatttgaaaaatACAACCTGGATTCCAGATAAACTTGGAGCTGAGATCAGCCAGCAAATATGGGATTATATAGATAGTTTCGCTACTGAGGGCCGGAAGATCTATCTGAGCACCATTTGTATTAAAAGAATGAAGTTATATGTGTCTTATGGCAGAGAGACTCTGGAGAAAAAAGGTAAAGTATGTGAAATGGTACTATAACattctataaatatatttttctgcatgAAACTTaatagtaatttatttaattgtatacataaaatattgaccatttattttatattaaaatcatCTTACACTTCTGTGTAAATTAATTTGcatgttaaataatatttattcttttaatattaGTGTACCTGCATGTCTCTGCAGTTTGTCCTGAAGTGTCAGTGTTCCAGAAGCACTCATCTTCTCCAGAGGTGGTGTGTCACGTTACAGGTTTCTTCCCCAAAGCAGTGATGATCACCTGGCAGAAGGACGGAGAGGACGTGCATGAGGATGTGGAGCTCAGAGAGACGTTACCCAACCAGGATggaagcttccagaagagaagcATTCTGAAAGTCCCAGCTGAGGAGCTGCAGAAACACAACTACACCTGCATGGTTCAGCACAGCAGCTTGGAGAAGGAGTTAGTGCTGCATGTGAGCCGAATCATGAGAGGTCAGATAAACACTTTCCTATACAACTAGAGACATATACAGTAGAGCGTATATATAGAGATATTTATAcatcaataaataatttatctGACAAATAATAAAGACTGTTTTGCTAAAAATgtagtgtgttgtgttttaataGATGGAGGATCAGGTGGAGCACCAATTGCTATCATCACTGCTGTAGTCGCGGCTCTCATTGCTCTTGTTGCCGTTGTTGCTGGAATTGTGGTCTGGAAGAGGAAGAACTCTGGTGAGAGGATGGAAGGAGGCAGATGTGaagtttattaatataatttattaatatttaatactaaCTGTCTGTCCATCATCTGTTTCAGGCTTCAGATCTGTTCCACCCAAATCCTGTAAGTGAACCTTTATGATCcataaatgatgtttaaaaccactacattatttatacacagtGTTTAGTCACTTTGTGATAGATGTGAATGTCTTACAGCCTCTGAAGGGGATTCTTCAACCAACAACTCTTAAAGCATAACCCTGTCACCGATTCACCCTATTGcccttccttggaccacttttggtggGTACTACCCACTGCAGACTGAAAAGACCCCACAAGACCTGCTCTTTCGGAGATGCTCTGACTCAGTCATCTAGCCATCAAAGTCTGGTACTTGTTAAAGTTGCTCAAATCCTTACACATGCCCATGTTTCCGGCTTCTAACACATGatgatactgtacataatcTTCCCCCCTCAGAACTGTGattgtaatgagataatcaGTGCTAGGCGTTTTGTTGAACTGCAAATGTAAGACATGATTTTTGCACACAGCCTCTGCCCACCATTACACTGAAGCAAACATCATCAATATGCTCATCAGTATTTGGTGTCTGTATATagtttatacatactgtaggtgtctttatattgtggcgtgggcggggggGCAGCTGACGAGcgcatgccttgcgggggtttctatgtgttcaccatgttggggaagggtgtttgggttagtgacttcggccatgtttgtgtgtggagtgtgtgaccTGTTAAATGTGCGGTGggtcatgcttaggctgaattggttGTACGttcttgtgtgaatgtgctgctcatgctatacatgctgtgtacaaaataaagtactcccagccattgcattgggcagcaattaagctcactcgtctctccaacatcgtTTCTGGTGGTAAAACGCTacatggtgtcagaagtggAATGGAGAGTAATGCGTTGGAGCGCACGACGGAGGACCTACAAAAAATCCAAGCAGGTCACCGAGTAGCAGAACGGCTACTGGATATAAAAAAGCTCTTACCTGACGGAGCTACCGCGTGCACAGCACGGCGACCAAAGTGGAGCGGCGAGATGCCCCACGCATTCCTCACccaagtagagctagccgccgactttgcTGACTGGTCCCTGGTGGAAACACCCGTTCGGGTAACTCTCTCGCTGGAGGGTGATGCGCCCCGGGCTCTGGAAGACCTCTGGACCGATGAGCGAAAGGGCTGGGCAAAGCTACGGGAGttgctccacttccggttcggcgcgggtGATCGTAAGGAGGcagcgtgcgaggagctggcggTCCACGAGCGGTCCACGATAGCGAGGGCTATCCGGAATTCGAGCACGACAAGCGGGAAAAGCTAGCCGCGGCTCTGTGAGCACATCAGGTTAGCGGCACCAGCTTCCCTTTCCGAGGCGCTGTGCGAGGctgagcgcgctgagcccataatggcggaaCATCACGGTGAAATAGCCGAGCGGcagcccgcagctcagtggcgctcggtaggtgaacctagccggggacagggctacccatcgcggctaggcaacgagcaagtcTCAGAGGTTTCgatgccgaggcacgggacctcGAGACTACCGTTGCAACGTCCtaaggcctgagggacagcgtactcCAGGAGCCCCTAACTAGCGCCAGGGGGCGCtaaggggaagccgcctcccacaacCATTCTTGCTCCTCCAACTGGTGGGTTTAACTTCTGTTCGGGAGGTGTAGGACATCGTGCTGAGATTTacgtcgactgtgtgctggacggcgtcttactacGTGCGCTAGTGCGTTTGCAGACTGCCTGATCCCGCCTTCAACATCCGCACCGCtactgggggctacgtgaaggtatgGGCGTGTCGCACGGTGCGAGTCCAAATAGGTGAGCGAACTTATTCACACGAGTTCTTTGTGGGGAATatcgaggaggactgcattttggggttggacattttgaaGAGATGGGTTGCGGTGCTGAATTTGGCtaacggaactctgcgtggtaactttggggtagccaggttgctaagacccaaaccacagccagacatgttagtagcacacacccggggcggaacttccggcgacgtagaaccctcgatgTTGATCATTCTCcctgtgcagtcctccaggctctccgcCGGTGATCAGCcatccgagccagcgtgcagccgagttactgcaccacccagagcgtcacccgtAGTCTCTTCGCCGGTGTCACAGCTGGACCGTGATCTGCTCATCGCCAAGCAggagaagggccccacccagcacTCGCAAGCATCGCTGcaggactttcgggtgggggcactatggagcgtatgggcatGGACACTcgcagccaggggcgagattttgctactggagagcaggtatggaTGTGTTCCTCCGTAAggaagagggggctctcggGTGAGCTTATGCGGGGGTTTCTACAGATGGAGCCATGCCAAATAGCCGCGACCgtgtacagtgggagccacgtcaaacagccgcttggagcatgataggtccatgacaggacagtgacaggaccatgatcgatccgtgcacggaatgtgatcccccgcgatgacgtagttaacgattccagtcgttgtaggtatggaatacaaatgcgggctatgtacagtattttacattacggtgtattttatctatttccgtttaatacactggtagataatattttgctgcaaagtaaagcttaaaatttaactcctgcttgggtttgtttttgatatattttagatgttttctctgatgtttttttttcgctgatagtcaaaaattggcaaaacaaatcgattaataacgcataatatctgaaacaaatatctgtccatacggatcagtctgtctttagtcatttaaccagtatAACGTTTCCCCATTAAAGATCTGATGgaacattaatcacttatcactacggtgaatagatgcggcagcagagacagattaaatccccataaacattcacacttaaacacaatactaacagaactaaacaggtccagagggtcagcgcctgttatcaggacaggattcacctacaggatacaggatactactgtatttttaactgcttatatatttttgccatagtttcatttggttttacgcgatttcatgttttatttgtttgtgtgtgtacgtgtgtgtgtgtgtgtgtgtgtgtgtgtgagagagagagagagagagagagagagagcgtgcgcgcgggagagggcttatattgtgatttattcaaggttactaaagactggcttactactaataataaaaatatttcaatgtaacccatgggtctcaatcacaaaatcagccaacgctgtaaacagatgacaagacaaattatataggctactctgaaacgttaatttgaacatttaaaaaaaaaaaatatatatatatatatatttatatataatatatatatatatttatataaatataaatatatatatatttatataaatataaatatatatatatatatatatatatatataatatatatatatatatataaattacggggctagggttagggtttcttgggttagggttagggtaaattcgttacttttaataacttgatgtttgatttaatattatataatttccaagtttgatagtgtcgattttagagtacATTatacgatgcgaaaaggaagtaaataaacatgtagcaatgcaaagaggacagagctgcgaaatatttaagcaatataaattaaacaaagtgtgatcataatggtttttgttgctgctgtttatgtaattggtttcaccgtgttactgaacgcaactgtgttcacaaaaccgagcgtagggaaagaaaaacactcgctaacgcatttgaatgaaaaggggcggcggcttttctttgaagatagcgattgcgtaatgggcggcaatctgtggcaggggggcgttttagggcataacacacctctgaacgtcttttgtcttgtaaatgattatctccgttcaccttccaattccccacagcgcacacactgttgctatgtctgttggggcacttggttatacacagcaccttaatgtatgaaacacttacttcctggtttgttttattttaaatattgcttattacactttcccgcaaaataaacataaacaacatcttatcattgtgtaaattattaacatattggtgtcttttaattaaggacaaaaacagaccctgcgcttgtgtttaggactggtgctgaacagctgtgttcttaggtttaatcaacgatttacaagacaacagttaaagcagttgtggatgagaggtgtgtgtgtgtgtgtgtgtgcgcgcgcgcgcgctcctgcatttctccgttggtttaacacaaacattttgcgcacagacaagtaagtctgaagtacccctcccccgccaaacacacacagagagcaattagcaccatgtcatagtcagtattctccactgaggtttcttaccttccattccttctaagtttgtatttgctcttttaatggagttcttaaaaccccccaaaaaattatactgagaaaaaaatgattatgggtcacaatcacaaactagcacagatacatatgatcaagtgtttaactgtggTTTTCATttcgtttctataaccagtaataataataataataataataataataataataataattattattattatcattattattaggccaactctttgactatttaaaacaatgttgggtcccattttttgcacattgaagttgttggttaaagtaaatgtatttttaaatacccaaacaatcccccaacaattaaaacacgcacacatgactttaaaaataaaatgtattcttccaaaaacaataatttgtataaaacaggtgaaaacatgtttaatttttacctaaaggtcattaaaatacccggataacaccagctgcttatcagtctctatctggttcttttatattaaaatatcattttttaaaaatattaaagatggaactgtttaattttttgtttctcccctaaagtatcagactttttgcaattctatgttcagaatatacagtagacctgaccaaacatcattctacagctgttgcactgtgacgtcatccctcctacagctgcctcaacagcttgttcaggcttctccagtagctccaaaaggccaaccgtcatccgtctgaccacccaatcctccacagcagagctctgattACGGAAAACAAGAGAATTTAGTAAAGAcgaagataaataaactttacagaatatctagttgtaataaatataaaagatattagtaaacctacaccacagagtgtgtaaaatactgttttggggaattctggaatgtaaataaactgggataactttaaccattgaactttgttagtgttaacccccggtctgtctgtattatcgtctgcattaaattaaaatgcgctttttatacaaataagttaggcgatataacactcgtatatattagttcatctctgaagccaaactataccttacccagtactgaagccccccacacctcctcacacacacacacctccccctccccccacacctccacacacacacacacacacacacacacaccctactccttaactgataaacacttcagagtttttatccagctcggtaactaagcgctcgcactaccgcgcaaagtcacggccaaattgagaaaaatatgaacccggttatgagcgtttagctcgcgagctcctgtacatctatcctcagcttgtgtccttcatgaactgcatcacataatattcacagaaataacctgcagattaactcttacccaaagaagaaataaatgctaaatttatccagacaacacgcggtcagactctaaaggcatttttatagagcacaaacactcttcatccagtagtgcagcttttgtaatagggacattaatagtattttcaaagctttagtgtcttttttagttaaagaggagtgacattgtgagtttgtgacactgacagtaagctgtaatgttaattccagacttggtaaacagatcattaagttatctaaagttacatctgaccgctgctggtgctgccagtgattttcaaaacggccggtaaaaaaactaaactggaaaataacctgtaaactaatcccaaacaaattttataaattaaaacaccacttaccgcgaatagtccattaagccaccatcttcatctctagtgcagtttggcagcgtcagttcggcgggggtggggatggtttgttaaaatcacgtgattgcaactcagcgcagctaaattgctggcttgtgttaacgtgtccttgagaacgaagcgccatctagtggtggaaccaggtaaatgcataaatagggcttgaatgggcgtgtttactgtgaaatcttgacacgcctttctcaaagaaaaaggaggggggactacagcgtgcatagggcagccgtacgccattcgtacgcaattcacacggccgcggctatttggcgtggctccatctgtaaatGGCGTGtaaatggcgtacggctgccctatgcatgCCGTAGTCCCCCTTCCTTTTCCTTcaagaaaggcgtgtcaagatttcataTTAACACGCCCATACAAGccttatttatgcatttacctggttccaccactagatggcgcttcgttctcaaggacacgttaacacaagccagcaatttagctgcgctgagttgcaatcacgtgattttaacaaaccatccccacccccgccgaactgacgctaccaaactgcactagagatgaagatggcggcttaatggactattcgcggtaagtggtgttttaatttataaaattagtttgggattagtttatagtttatttcccagtttagtttttttatcggccgttttgaaaatcactggcagcaccagcagtgtgcgatgtaactttagataacttaatggtctgtttaccaagtctagagttaacattacagcatactgtcagtgtcacaaactcacaatgtcactcatctttaactaaaaaagacactaaagcttcgaaaatactattaatgtccctattacaaaagctgcactaccggatgaagagtgtttgtgctctataaaaatgcctttagaatctgaccgcgtgttgtctggataaattcagaatttatttattctttgggtaagagttaatcttcagtactcgggaagttatgCTTCAGAGATGAATTAATATAtatgagtgttatatcgcctaacttatttgtatgaaaagcgcattaagtaaattttcagttaatttaatgcagatgataatacagacagaccggggttaacgctaacaaagttcactggttaaagttatcccagtttatttacattccagaattccccaaaacagtattttacacactctgtggtgtaggtttactaatatcttttatatttattacaactagatattctgtaaagtttatttatcttcgTCTTTACTAAATTCTCTTGTTTTCCGTaatcagagctctgctgtggaggattggggggtcagacggatgacggttggccttttggagctactggaggagcctgaacaagctgttgagggagctgtaggagggatgacgtcacagtgcaacagctgtagaatgatgtttggtcaggtctactgtatattctgaacatagaattgcaaaaagtctgatactttaggggagaaacaaaaaattaaacagttccatctttaatatttttaaaaaatgatattttaatataaaagaaccagatagagactgataagcagctggtgttatccgggtattttaatgacctttaggtaaaaattaaacatgttttcacctgttttatacaaattattgtttttggaagaatacattttatttttaaagtcatgtgtgcgtgttttaattgttgggggattgtttgggtatttaaaattacatttacttaaaccaacaacttcaaagttgggctaataataataataataataataataataataataataataatgatgataattattattattattattattattattattactggttatagaaacaaatgaaaacaacagttaaacacttgatcatatgtatctgtgctagtttgtgtttgtgattatgtgacccataatcatgtttttctcagtataaaatttttggggggttttaagaactccatcaaaagagcaaagacaaacttagaaggagtagAAGGTAAGagacctcagtggagaatactgactatgacatggtgctaattgctctgtgtgtgtgtttggcggggggaggggtacttcagacttacttgtctgtgcgcaaatgtttgtgttaaaccaacggagaaatgcaggagcgcacatagacacacctctcatccacaaacgctttaactgttgtcttgtaaatcgttgattaaacctatgaacacagctgttcagcatcagtcctaaacacaagcgcagggtctgtttttgtccgtaattaaaagacaccaatatgttaataatttacacaatgataacatgttgtttatgtttaatgtttattttgcgggaaaatgtaataagcaatatttaaaataaaacaaaccaggaagtaagtgtttcataaattaaagtgctgtgtataaccaagtgccccaacagacatagcaacagtgtagagagtgtgtgcgctgtgggggattggaaggtgaacgaagataatcatttacaagacaaaagacgttcagaggtgtgtaatGCCCTAAAACggcccctgccacggattgccccccattacacaatcgctatcttcaaagaaaagccaccgtctcttttcattcaaacgctttagcgaatgtttttcttttcctacgctcggttttgtgaacacagttgcgttcagtaacacggtggaaccaattacctaaacagcagcaacaacaaccattatgatcacactttattgaatttatattgcttaaatatttcacagctctgtcctctttgcattgctacgtgtttatttactacCTTTTCGCATCgtacgtataatgcactctaaaatcgacactatcaaacctggaaatgatataatatccaatcaaacatcacgttataaaaagtaacaaatttgtcactactcttctctcatgAAGCCTGGCtaaatagataataaaaaattacaccaaagtgctgcaggtttggtgtctgtgagcttttcctaatcagagttacacgggggggaggggggggtcattttgtggctgcttcagttacactctacttagatattgcacagaggggagttcacttctgttctcttcatcctagcttaattttatcttaagaaataatagtaagttttggaaagtctgagttaatctccccagccagtgttgtgtatgcacagggtagcatcatggcaggattggtgtcatttttattatctttttagccgtgctgcctaagagaagagtagtgacaaattcattactttcgttaccaGACATGGTCTATTTGGtccgcaagtgaaatacatcgatacgttaataatttacacgaTGATAACAGTgcaaaaggatttaaaaagacgtgactttgagacgttcacagtatattcgaaccgtagagagtgtttattttgcagaacattacaaaacagccatgtccaataaaacagtgcatctttaataagccacattggtttcgagtcagtagttaaattaacgaaagactgagaagccccgtaaacttgaccctgacaataatagtcgattgtttttacatttatgttttttaaatatattaaatatattttaaatatatttttaaatgttcaaattaacgtttcagagtatataatttgtcttgtcatctgtttacagcgttggctgattttgtaattgagacccatgggttacaatgaaatattttttattagtagtagtaagccaggctttagtaaccttggataaatcacaatatatgctctctctcgcgcacgcgttctctctcactctctctctctctctcacacacaaacaaataaaacatgcaatcgtgtaaaaccaaatgaaactatgcaaaaatatataagcagtaaaaaatacagtagctgaccctctggaactgtttagttctgttagtattgtgttcaagtgtgatcTTTGATGTGGGAatgttatgctggttaaatgactaaagacatactgatccgtatgaacagatatttgttccagatattatgcgttattaatcgatttgttatgccaattttagACTATCAGCgtaaaaaacatcagcgaaaacatcaaaaatataacgaaacaTTCAATATGATGTAAATCATATTGaactatttttttcatgttttatttttcagccattcaaCATATCACTACCTCACACATttaccaagtttttttttatcctatgaatgaattaaatcaattttatgttttatatgctAAACAAACCACTATACAGCTTACAATTATTTGTTGattacacattattattattattattattattattattaaaaacttgtgctttgattgtgtttttgtaaGTCAATGGCAGCAAATTGGAACAAGGagaaaagtgttgtttttttttgcacaatttttttttttacatttacatttacatttaggcatttggcagacgctcttatccagagcgacttacaaaaagtgctttaatgtttacaacattggatacatacttacattgggttaactaggttaataactaagtaattaattacaaaGGTGATTGAACATCATAACAAATTACATATGCATAGAAGATACATAAAGTTCAGAGGTCACCATCTCACCAATTCACTGCTCTTTCCCACTTTATGGGGTTTAACAGTTCTTGTATTCAATCATAGAAGCAAAGGATGGATTTGTCAGaattaaaaaagatattttttttaaattctgttaaTACTAGAATGAGACAAATGCTGCCAAATgtactttaaaacactttttgatTTCATAAAGTTAATAAAGGCCTCGCCTTCTTTTGTTTCTTATGGTGCTCCAGGATATCACTTGCTTTCAATGCTTCATCCTGCCAGCCATGTGTAGTGTCTAGTGATGGGCAGATGAAGCCTTATCAAGAATATGAGGCACCTCCCACATGTGACACAGAAATCATTAAACAGTGACCTTATGCAAGGCCCTTAAGGGCCTTGCTGGTGTGGTGGTGAGGTTAAGTTAAGTTAatcctttatttgtcacatatacattacagcacagtaaaattctttctttgcatatcccagcgtaactgggg encodes:
- the LOC128509174 gene encoding class I histocompatibility antigen, Gogo-B*0201 alpha chain-like isoform X2, with the protein product MWCCSAVMKALFFLTFPLHFSSAVTHSLQYLYTAVTPGINFPEFMVVGLIDGQEFEYYDSDIRELIPKTKWMLKVIEDNPETWNSHTQFQFWQKSFKNGLNMLLNFFNHSTGVHTLQWIFGCELDDDGTNRGHAQLGFDGENFLNFDLKNTTWIPDKLGAEISQQIWDYIDSFATEGRKIYLSTICIKRMKLYVSYGRETLEKKVCPEVSVFQKHSSSPEVVCHVTGFFPKAVMITWQKDGEDVHEDVELRETLPNQDGSFQKRSILKVPAEELQKHNYTCMVQHSSLEKELVLHVSRIMRDGGSGGAPIAIITAVVAALIALVAVVAGIVVWKRKNSGFRSVPPKSSSEGDSSTNNS
- the LOC128509174 gene encoding class I histocompatibility antigen, Gogo-B*0201 alpha chain-like isoform X1 translates to MWCCSAVMKALFFLTFPLHFSSAVTHSLQYLYTAVTPGINFPEFMVVGLIDGQEFEYYDSDIRELIPKTKWMLKVIEDNPETWNSHTQFQFWQKSFKNGLNMLLNFFNHSTGVHTLQWIFGCELDDDGTNRGHAQLGFDGENFLNFDLKNTTWIPDKLGAEISQQIWDYIDSFATEGRKIYLSTICIKRMKLYVSYGRETLEKKVCPEVSVFQKHSSSPEVVCHVTGFFPKAVMITWQKDGEDVHEDVELRETLPNQDGSFQKRSILKVPAEELQKHNYTCMVQHSSLEKELVLHVSRIMRVCCVLIDGGSGGAPIAIITAVVAALIALVAVVAGIVVWKRKNSGFRSVPPKSSSEGDSSTNNS